A DNA window from Ctenopharyngodon idella isolate HZGC_01 chromosome 10, HZGC01, whole genome shotgun sequence contains the following coding sequences:
- the inip gene encoding SOSS complex subunit C isoform X2, protein MFRSSFYYLIFRARVEMAANPPGQGFQNKNRVAILAELDKEKRRLIQSQSMNNPGARPAVNKEFRDQAEQQHIAAQQKAALQHAHAHSSGFFITQDSSFGNLILPVLPRLDPE, encoded by the exons ATGTTTAGAAGTAGTTTCtactatttaatatttagagCACGTGTGGAAATGGCCGCAAACCCGCCCGGACAAG gatttcaaaacaaaaacagggtTGCTATTCTAGCTGAGCTGGATAAGGAGAAGAGACGCCTGATACAGAGTCAGTCTATGAATAATCCAGGAGCCAG ACCAGCAGTAAATAAAGAGTTCAGGGATCAGGCTGAACAGCAGCACATTGCAGCACAGCagaaagcagctttacag CACGCACATGCACATTCATCCGGCTTCTTCATCACTCAGGATTCATCCTTTGGTAACCTTATACTGCCTGTGTTGCCAAGGCTCGACCCGGAGTAA
- the inip gene encoding SOSS complex subunit C isoform X1 produces the protein MFRSSFYYLIFRARVEMAANPPGQGFQNKNRVAILAELDKEKRRLIQSQSMNNPGASIPLSRPAVNKEFRDQAEQQHIAAQQKAALQHAHAHSSGFFITQDSSFGNLILPVLPRLDPE, from the exons ATGTTTAGAAGTAGTTTCtactatttaatatttagagCACGTGTGGAAATGGCCGCAAACCCGCCCGGACAAG gatttcaaaacaaaaacagggtTGCTATTCTAGCTGAGCTGGATAAGGAGAAGAGACGCCTGATACAGAGTCAGTCTATGAATAATCCAGGAGCCAG CATTCCACTCTCTAGACCAGCAGTAAATAAAGAGTTCAGGGATCAGGCTGAACAGCAGCACATTGCAGCACAGCagaaagcagctttacag CACGCACATGCACATTCATCCGGCTTCTTCATCACTCAGGATTCATCCTTTGGTAACCTTATACTGCCTGTGTTGCCAAGGCTCGACCCGGAGTAA
- the lin54 gene encoding protein lin-54 homolog isoform X1, whose translation MDVVSPELNSLLPDEIMDTEAIAMEEELPADHLALPPPQSEPEPAQVPMETEVPEIVSLCPATTSMQMSSTSTDAQCSTSTGTQLLLAPSGLMAGTTTTTTTPAKTTSSAVTQNLPKISSVTVPANHQLIINKVASSPAADGKPPGSAVLKPEGQKLLVAGLSKTGQPIMLALPHTWNKPATTQGAGDAKAQPTQIKMVTAVGKPVIAVSSASQLMGSSTTLQAQQLKTLQITKKPPVSTAGPMITKLIITKALNNKGLASPASVAPVVTGRVVTQSTPVTPPRTIAIGETVSTVPQNTSGNSKVAISPLKSPSKVSNLLKLTVVSVASQSPNSPQKSVTLPLNVALGQQILTVQQSAATSPAKAGTSQSAAQAVKPVQTVTVGGVGTSQFKTIIPLTTPPNVQQIQVPGSRFHYVRLVTATTGSSTAQTGASTNTNPSIQPAKPVMMNAAVRMSVPIVPAQTVKQVVPKPLTSAAQVVTTSQTPQRLIMPATHLPQIQPNLTNLPPGTVLAPAHGSGNMGYAVLPAPYVTQLPQPAFVTLTSSSTFSTATPIQTQARLSLNGLSTSEATSRPRKPCNCTRSQCLKLYCDCFANGEFCNNCNCVNCFNNLDHESERLKAIKACLDRNPVAFKPKIGKGKEGESDRRHSKGCNCKKSGCLKNYCECYEAKIMCSSICKCMGCKNFEESPERKTLMHLADAAEVRVQQQTAAKTKLSSQISDLLTRTTPAITSGGGKLPYTFVTKEVAEATCDCLLEQAEQAELANQPQAVAERLILEEFGRCLRRIISFAGKAKTDCPINC comes from the exons TGAGCTCCACCTCCACTGATGCTCAGTGTAGCACCAGCACAGGAACTCAACTCCTCCTTGCCCCCTCCGGCCTCATGGCTGGCACCACCACAACCACCACCACCCCTGCCAAAACCACCAGTTCTGCGGTGACTCAAAACCTTCCCAAAATCTCCAGTGTTACTGTCCCAGCCAACCACCAGCTCATCATCAACAAAGTGGCCAGTTCCCCTGCTGCAGATGGCAAACCTCCAGGCTCTGCTGTGCTCAAGCCAGAGGGCCAAAAACTCTTGGTTGCTGGCCTCAGTAAAACAGGGCAGCCCATTATGTTGGCTCTGCCCCACACTTGGAACAAGCCCGCCACTACCCAGGGCGCAGGGGATGCCAAGGCCCAGCCGACGCAGATCAAAATGGTGACTGCAGTAGGGAAGCCTGTGATAGCTGTGAGCTCAGCCAGTCAGCTGATGGGCTCCTCCACAACACTGCAGGCCCAGCAGCTGAAGACACTTCAG ATCACAAAGAAACCACCAGTATCTACGGCTGGACCAATGATTACAAAGCTCATCATCACAAAGGCCCTGAACAATAAAGGACTGGCCAGCCCAGCTTCAGTGGCTCCTGTAGTTACTG GGCGAGTTGTTACCCAGAGTACCCCGGTGACACCTCCACGCACCATTGCCATTGGCGAGACCGTCAGCACTGTGCCACAGAATACATCTGGTAACAGCAAAGTCGCCATCTCGCCTCTCAAGTCTCCCAGCAAGGTCTCAaatcttttaaaa CTGACTGTGGTTTCGGTGGCCAGTCAGTCTCCAAACTCACCCCAGAAGTCTGTGACGCTGCCGCTCAATGTGGCTCTAGGCCAGCAGATCCTCACTGTTCAACAGTCTGCCGCCACTTCTCCAGCTAAAGCAGGAACCAGCCAGTCCGCCGCACAG GCTGTAAAGCCAGTGCAGACGGTTACGGTGGGAGGGGTGGGAACATCCCAGTTTAAGACCATCATCCCCCTCACCACACCTCCCAACGTGCAGCAGATCCAGGTGCCGGGCAGTCGCTTCCATTATGTGCGGCTGGTAACGGCCACCACCGGCAGCAGCACCGCACAGACGGGCGCCAGCACCAACACCAACCCTTCCATCCAACCAG cCAAGCCTGTGATGATGAATGCTGCGGTGCGGATGTCTGTACCCATCGTCCCAGCACAGACCGTGAAACAG gTTGTACCCAAACCCTTGACGTCAGCAGCTCAGGTGGTGACCACCAGTCAGACCCCCCAGCGTCTCATCATGCCAGCCACACATCTGCCACAGATCCAGCCTAACCTCACCAACCTGCCGCCTGGCACTGTGCTCGCCCCCGCCCACGGCTCTGGAAACATGGGCTACGCTGTGTTGCCAGCCCCATACGTTACGCAG CTCCCCCAGCCTGCATTTGTGACTTTGACCAGCAGCTCCACCTTCTCAACAGCCACTCCCATACAGACTCAAGCCAGGCTTTCACTCAATGG tttatcaacATCTGAAGCAACTTCAAGGCCGAGAAAACCCTGCAACTGCACACggtcacagtgtctgaaatt GTATTGTGATTGCTTTGCCAATGGGGAGTTCTGTAATAACTGTAACTGTGTTAACTGCTTCAACAACCTTGATCATGAGAGTGAAAGACTGAAGGCCATCAAG GCGTGTTTAGACAGAAACCCTGTAGCTTTTAAGCCCAAGATTGGTAAAGGCAAAGAAGGAGAGTCGGACAGGAGACACAGCAAAGGCTGCAATTGTAAGAAATCTGGCTGTCTGAAAAACTACTGCGAGTGTTATGAG GCAAAGATCATGTGTTCGTCCATCTGCAAATGTATGGGCTGCAAGAACTTTGAGGAGAGTCCTGAGAGGAAGACGCTGATGCACCTGGCCGACGCTGCAGAGGTGCGGGTCCAGCAGCAAACTGCAGCCAAAACCAAGCTTTCCTCACAGATCTCAGATCTGCTCACCAGAACCACACCAGCCATCACTAGTGGAGGCGGAAA GTTGCCATACACATTCGTAACAAAGGAAGTGGCTGAAGCGACATGTGACTGTTTGCTGGAGCAGGCCGAGCAGGCGGAACTGGCCAACCAGCCTCAGGCCGTGGCAGAGCGCCTCATTCTGGAGGAGTTTGGGCGCTGCCTCAGGAGAATCATCAGTTTTGCTGGCAAAGCCAAGACAGACTGTCCCATCAACTGCTAG
- the lin54 gene encoding protein lin-54 homolog isoform X2, protein MDVVSPELNSLLPDEIMDTEAIAMEEELPADHLALPPPQSEPEPAQVPMETEVPEIVSLCPATTSMQMSSTSTDAQCSTSTGTQLLLAPSGLMAGTTTTTTTPAKTTSSAVTQNLPKISSVTVPANHQLIINKVASSPAADGKPPGSAVLKPEGQKLLVAGLSKTGQPIMLALPHTWNKPATTQGAGDAKAQPTQIKMVTAVGKPVIAVSSASQLMGSSTTLQAQQLKTLQITKKPPVSTAGPMITKLIITKALNNKGLASPASVAPVVTGRVVTQSTPVTPPRTIAIGETVSTVPQNTSGNSKVAISPLKSPSKLTVVSVASQSPNSPQKSVTLPLNVALGQQILTVQQSAATSPAKAGTSQSAAQAVKPVQTVTVGGVGTSQFKTIIPLTTPPNVQQIQVPGSRFHYVRLVTATTGSSTAQTGASTNTNPSIQPAKPVMMNAAVRMSVPIVPAQTVKQVVPKPLTSAAQVVTTSQTPQRLIMPATHLPQIQPNLTNLPPGTVLAPAHGSGNMGYAVLPAPYVTQLPQPAFVTLTSSSTFSTATPIQTQARLSLNGLSTSEATSRPRKPCNCTRSQCLKLYCDCFANGEFCNNCNCVNCFNNLDHESERLKAIKACLDRNPVAFKPKIGKGKEGESDRRHSKGCNCKKSGCLKNYCECYEAKIMCSSICKCMGCKNFEESPERKTLMHLADAAEVRVQQQTAAKTKLSSQISDLLTRTTPAITSGGGKLPYTFVTKEVAEATCDCLLEQAEQAELANQPQAVAERLILEEFGRCLRRIISFAGKAKTDCPINC, encoded by the exons TGAGCTCCACCTCCACTGATGCTCAGTGTAGCACCAGCACAGGAACTCAACTCCTCCTTGCCCCCTCCGGCCTCATGGCTGGCACCACCACAACCACCACCACCCCTGCCAAAACCACCAGTTCTGCGGTGACTCAAAACCTTCCCAAAATCTCCAGTGTTACTGTCCCAGCCAACCACCAGCTCATCATCAACAAAGTGGCCAGTTCCCCTGCTGCAGATGGCAAACCTCCAGGCTCTGCTGTGCTCAAGCCAGAGGGCCAAAAACTCTTGGTTGCTGGCCTCAGTAAAACAGGGCAGCCCATTATGTTGGCTCTGCCCCACACTTGGAACAAGCCCGCCACTACCCAGGGCGCAGGGGATGCCAAGGCCCAGCCGACGCAGATCAAAATGGTGACTGCAGTAGGGAAGCCTGTGATAGCTGTGAGCTCAGCCAGTCAGCTGATGGGCTCCTCCACAACACTGCAGGCCCAGCAGCTGAAGACACTTCAG ATCACAAAGAAACCACCAGTATCTACGGCTGGACCAATGATTACAAAGCTCATCATCACAAAGGCCCTGAACAATAAAGGACTGGCCAGCCCAGCTTCAGTGGCTCCTGTAGTTACTG GGCGAGTTGTTACCCAGAGTACCCCGGTGACACCTCCACGCACCATTGCCATTGGCGAGACCGTCAGCACTGTGCCACAGAATACATCTGGTAACAGCAAAGTCGCCATCTCGCCTCTCAAGTCTCCCAGCAAG CTGACTGTGGTTTCGGTGGCCAGTCAGTCTCCAAACTCACCCCAGAAGTCTGTGACGCTGCCGCTCAATGTGGCTCTAGGCCAGCAGATCCTCACTGTTCAACAGTCTGCCGCCACTTCTCCAGCTAAAGCAGGAACCAGCCAGTCCGCCGCACAG GCTGTAAAGCCAGTGCAGACGGTTACGGTGGGAGGGGTGGGAACATCCCAGTTTAAGACCATCATCCCCCTCACCACACCTCCCAACGTGCAGCAGATCCAGGTGCCGGGCAGTCGCTTCCATTATGTGCGGCTGGTAACGGCCACCACCGGCAGCAGCACCGCACAGACGGGCGCCAGCACCAACACCAACCCTTCCATCCAACCAG cCAAGCCTGTGATGATGAATGCTGCGGTGCGGATGTCTGTACCCATCGTCCCAGCACAGACCGTGAAACAG gTTGTACCCAAACCCTTGACGTCAGCAGCTCAGGTGGTGACCACCAGTCAGACCCCCCAGCGTCTCATCATGCCAGCCACACATCTGCCACAGATCCAGCCTAACCTCACCAACCTGCCGCCTGGCACTGTGCTCGCCCCCGCCCACGGCTCTGGAAACATGGGCTACGCTGTGTTGCCAGCCCCATACGTTACGCAG CTCCCCCAGCCTGCATTTGTGACTTTGACCAGCAGCTCCACCTTCTCAACAGCCACTCCCATACAGACTCAAGCCAGGCTTTCACTCAATGG tttatcaacATCTGAAGCAACTTCAAGGCCGAGAAAACCCTGCAACTGCACACggtcacagtgtctgaaatt GTATTGTGATTGCTTTGCCAATGGGGAGTTCTGTAATAACTGTAACTGTGTTAACTGCTTCAACAACCTTGATCATGAGAGTGAAAGACTGAAGGCCATCAAG GCGTGTTTAGACAGAAACCCTGTAGCTTTTAAGCCCAAGATTGGTAAAGGCAAAGAAGGAGAGTCGGACAGGAGACACAGCAAAGGCTGCAATTGTAAGAAATCTGGCTGTCTGAAAAACTACTGCGAGTGTTATGAG GCAAAGATCATGTGTTCGTCCATCTGCAAATGTATGGGCTGCAAGAACTTTGAGGAGAGTCCTGAGAGGAAGACGCTGATGCACCTGGCCGACGCTGCAGAGGTGCGGGTCCAGCAGCAAACTGCAGCCAAAACCAAGCTTTCCTCACAGATCTCAGATCTGCTCACCAGAACCACACCAGCCATCACTAGTGGAGGCGGAAA GTTGCCATACACATTCGTAACAAAGGAAGTGGCTGAAGCGACATGTGACTGTTTGCTGGAGCAGGCCGAGCAGGCGGAACTGGCCAACCAGCCTCAGGCCGTGGCAGAGCGCCTCATTCTGGAGGAGTTTGGGCGCTGCCTCAGGAGAATCATCAGTTTTGCTGGCAAAGCCAAGACAGACTGTCCCATCAACTGCTAG